The nucleotide sequence caaaaatttgtaaaaattgaaaagaataaacatgcacatagcatttcgaacttaggacctcttgttaattttaaacaacaaaaatcattgtttctaattaaacttcttgatcctttaaccaaattttatatatttatactcttataaaaagaaatttgtaaaaatggaaagtaaataagcacatatgatgttttgaacccaagacctcctcattattttcaaatgacaaaccaccacttctagttaaatttgtgtcattgaaccaaattttataaatttatactcttataaaaacatatataaatataccaccctaataattttggtgcccctaatttttttgggccctggacGGTCACCCTGcttgcactgggcctgggccggccctgcATATAACGTTCAACAACCCCTACAAAAACAACACATAAAAAAATCACTATACGGGAGCAGCAAAATGTTAAAAGATCTACCCAAACGAAATAATAAATGCAGAAATTTTAACACGCACCGTTTCTGTTTTTCTGAAAAAATGCTTGACCCTTATTGATGGCAATACGATTATCAGCAACTAAGGTTTTTTGAACTGTGTTTTCAGAGCTGCTCAAGAAACTAACATTTTTCCCTTTTTGGTCAGAAAcagaattttcttttttaaacgGAATGGTATCCAAGATTTCTTCATTATTTACACACCTAATAACAAACTGGTCAGCAGAAGATGCACTGGAGCAACACTGATATTTAATGGATGAATTTTCACAAATAAATGTGTTAGCGGAGGATGCAACAACATTTTCAGAATTATGCAGATAACTTCCTCTACGTAATCTTTTTCGCTGGTCATTATGGTCAACCAATGTATTATATTCACTATCTGCGACACTTTTACCTCGTTTTAAACCATTATTTGTTTCATCATTTGTACATTTTTTAGGCATCAAGGAAACAGAAGGTCACACGTATTTCAAAATGAAACAACtgcaaaacaaaagggaaataaaGAACAAATCAATAAAAAGCTAACACATGCATAAAAACAATAATCATGACACTGAAATGAATGACAGGACCACAacgacaacaacaaagcctttgaAATGAATGACAGGaccaaatcaaaattttaatttcaatctAACAAAATGCAAACAACATGTCCAAATTCATTCCAAtcataagaaaaatcaaaagaaaacgTTTGGCTAAACTTTTAATAAGTAAATGCAGGAGTTGAATTAATTACCTTGAGGACAAAGCACCTTGAAAGCAAAGAACAAAGAGGGCAAAATCTAGAATAACCAAGATTTTTGAAaccctttataaaaaaaaaaagaacatcaACCATGATCAAACATAATTCGATTCAAGTTGACACTAAACTGACAAACATACTTTAAAGTCAGCAGATGCATAAttgatttaaaaatatttagtaAATTAGATCAAAAAAGCAGTCAAAATatagtaaaaaataataaaaatgaactGCTCATACTCAGTTATCTTAGTCGGTCAACCATCACAAACCATGAAATTAACATCAAATGACCAAATTAGTGAATCTCAACAAAACAGTACACCTCACTAACCAAGCTTAATAACTTTCACAGCATCTCTTTAGTTTCTCCATTACTTTCACACAACAGGCTCATTGATGACCAATGAACTCACATTTTAGACAAAGATAGATGACATCTCATTCGGTTTAATCCTTAACATGTAAGCAAGCTCAAATACAAATGTTGCTGAAATTAAATGAATCATAACTTTTTCTCTCATCATTTTTTCTCCAAATCATTGTCACCCAAGCAGTGCAATGAAAAAAACCCAAAGAAATGACTACACACAAATAAATCACTCCATCAGTCaaaatttacaatgatgtaTGAAGGAAGCTCAATTAATCGTAGGAGTTTAAATCAGCTACCTTTATATACCCGTCTATCAATTGAAGCAACAAAAGTTGTAAAACTGAAATCATAATTTAAGCATTCTATATCACTGCGCATCATTTTTTTGTCAGTTTCTTTTAAATTAAATCTAAACGAATCACAATGAAAAAATATACCAAACAACATTTATTATCCCGCTCTCCAATTTAATCCATATGGCACAACGCCAAATCAAATAAGTAAACAAAGCAAATACACCAAACTGGTCACAGATATTTAATCAGCAAGCAAAgttaatacaacaacaacaaagccttttcccactaagtggggtcggctatatgaatcctagaacgccattgcgctcggttttgtgtcatgtcttccgttcgatccaagtactctaagtcttttcttagagtctcttccaaagttttcctaggtcttcctctaccccttcggccctgaacctctgtcccgtagtcacatcttcgaaccggagcgtcagtcggccttctttgcccatgtccaaatcaccggaaccgattttctctcatctttccttcaatttcggctactcctactttacctcgggtATCCTCAtgcccaatcttatcctttctcgtgtgcccacacatcccacgaagcatcctcatctccgctacacccattttgtgtacgtgttgatgcttcaccgtccaacattctgtgccatacaacatcgttggccttattgtcgtcctataaaattttcccttgagcttcagtgacctacgacggtcacataacacgccggatgcactcttacacttcatccatccaggtcgtattctatggttgagatctccatctaattctccgttctcttgcaagatagatcctaggcagcaaaaacggtcgctttttgtgatcttccctagattgctccggtcattagtgtggataagtatataaatgaatagagataggaaagcaaacacaagatgtacgtgg is from Malus sylvestris chromosome 5, drMalSylv7.2, whole genome shotgun sequence and encodes:
- the LOC126622805 gene encoding uncharacterized protein LOC126622805, coding for MSLGLNFSIVRFSALSSVIRDPISEELEILCLSWVRFELGCDRSNPAFADSGNGPFQIFGFSILILGTLCAEAFKTNTTNSASRSTYPQFANTKIVICLVSKILVILDFALFVLCFQGALSSRCVNNEEILDTIPFKKENSVSDQKGKNVSFLSSSENTVQKTLVADNRIAINKGQAFFQKNRNGVVERYMQGRPRPSASRVTVQGPKKLGAPKLLGWYIYICFYKSINL